Proteins encoded together in one Quercus lobata isolate SW786 chromosome 3, ValleyOak3.0 Primary Assembly, whole genome shotgun sequence window:
- the LOC115980591 gene encoding MDIS1-interacting receptor like kinase 2-like, whose product MFAIWSYDGKMVYESIIEATEEFDSKYCVGVGGCGSVYKAELQSGQVVAVKRFHSVQDGGIANAKGFEYEIHALLEIRHRNVVKLFGFCSHPLQSFLVYEFLEGGSMKDLLSNKEEIVSFDWIRRANVVKGVADALSYMHHNCLPPIVHRDISSKNILLDSEYEAHISDFGTARFLKLDTFHWTSFAGTFGYTAPEFAYTMEVNEKCDVYSFGVLALEVIMGNHPRDVISFLSPSSLLSTTSTTHDIQLKDILDQRLEPPRNQVAFKVALIAKLALACLATNPRSRPTMQEVSKELSIEKAPTLQVADMLTLGLRFNNA is encoded by the exons ATGTTTGCAATTTGGAGCTATGATGGGAAAATGGTGTATGAAAGCATCATTGAAGCAACAGAGGAATTTGACTCCAAATATTGTGTTGGAGTGGGAGGGTGTGGAAGTGTTTACAAAGCAGAGCTACAATCAGGTCAAGTTGTTGCTGTGAAAAGATTTCATTCGGTACAAGATGGTGGAATTGCCAATGCAAAGGGTTTCGAATATGAGATTCATGCTCTTCTAGAAATTAGGCATCGGAATGTGGTAAAGCTTTTCGGCTTTTGCTCACATCCACTACAATCATTTCTGGTTTACGAGTTTTTAGAAGGGGGTAGTATGAAAGATTTATTGAGTAATAAAGAAGAGATAGTTAGTTTTGATTGGATCAGAAGGGCAAATGTTGTTAAAGGTGTGGCTGATGCTTTATCCTATATGCATCACAATTGCTTACCTCCCATAGTTCATCGAGACATATCTAGCAAGAACATCTTGTTGGATTCAGAATATGAGGCACATATCTCAGATTTTGGCACAGCTAGGTTTTTGAAGCTTGACACATTCCATTGGACTTCATTTGCTGGAACATTTGGATACACAGCTCCag AGTTTGCATACACAATGGAAGTGAACGAGAAAtgtgatgtttatagttttggagTATTAGCATTGGAAGTGATCATGGGAAATCATCCAAGAGACGTTATTTCATTTctctcaccatcatcattattatcaaCAACTTCAACTACCCATGATATACAATTGAAGGACATTTTGGACCAACGCCTTGAACCTCCTAGAAATCAAGTGGCATTCAAAGTGGCCTTGATTGCAAAGCTTGCattggcatgcttggcaaccaATCCAAGATCTAGGCCAACCATGCAGGAGGTTTCCAAGGAGCTATCTATTGAAAAAGCACCTACATTACAGGTGGCTGACATGCTTACCTTGGGTTTACGGTTTAATAATGCTTGA
- the LOC115979657 gene encoding taxadiene 5-alpha hydroxylase-like: MAAQLGYVVSCIFSLLVAIVSITFTFLKHKKSYKKSKKLPPGHMGLPWIGETMEFYKAQRKNQLFEEFVQPRITKYGKIFKTRLMGSPTVVVNGADANRFFLSNEFKLVISSWPSSSVQLMGKDSIMEKQGERHRCLRGLIGTSLGYAGLEALVPKVCNSVQLHLKTKWHGQEKVSLYRSTKVLTFSIVFECLLGIKVEPGMLATFERVLEGVFAPPIRFPGSKFSRARKARLEIEKMLISAVREKKKEMEGRLEGGEEDGLLMSRLVSGMIKGEISEEEVVDNMVLLVFAAHDTTSYAIAMTFKMLAQHPNCYALLLQEHVGITSNKIPGENLTLEDMKKMKYTWQVARESMRLFPPIFGSFRKAIADIEYEGFTIPKGWKVLWTTYGTHYDGDYFQDPLSFNPSRFEEPIPPYVFLPFGGGPRVCAGYHLAKLNILIFVHFIVTHYDWSLLYPDEPITMDPLPFPSRGMPINISPKLL; this comes from the exons GTTGCAATAGTCTCTATCACTTTCACTTtcttgaaacacaaaaaaagctataaaaaatcCAAGAAGCTACCACCTGGGCATATGGGACTTCCTTGGATAGGTGAAACAATGGAGTTCTACAAAGCTCAGCGTAAGAACCAACTTTTCGAGGAGTTTGTTCAACCTCGGATTACAAAGTATGGGAAAATATTCAAAACAAGGCTAATGGGGTCACCAACAGTAGTGGTGAATGGAGCTGATGCTAATAGGTTCTTCTTGTCTAATGAGTTTAAGTTGGTGATAAGCTCGTGGCCTTCTTCGTCGGTTCAGCTCATGGGCAAGGACTCTATCATGGAAAAACAAGGCGAGAGGCATCGGTGCCTTCGTGGGCTTATAGGCACAAGTCTTGGCTATGCAGGACTTGAGGCTTTAGTGCCTAAAGTTTGCAACTCTGTTCAATtgcacctaaaaacaaaatGGCATGGCCAAGAGAAGGTTAGCCTTTACCGTTCCACAAAGGTTTTGACATTTTCCATAGTGTTTGAGTGCTTGTTGGGGATTAAGGTAGAGCCAGGAATGCTTGCAACTTTTGAGAGGGTTTTGGAAGGGGTTTTTGCTCCACCAATTAGGTTTCCTGGCTCTAAGTTTTCTAGAGCAAGAAAGGCAAGACTAGAGATAGAAAAGATGTTGATAAGTGCagtgagagagaagaagaaggagatggaAGGAAGGTTGGAAGGAGGAGAGGAGGATGGGTTGTTGATGTCAAGATTGGTGTCTGGGATGATTAAAGGGGAGATTAGTGAAGAAGAGGTTGTCGATAACATGGTCTTGCTAGTTTTTGCCGCTCATGACACAACTTCTTATGCCATTGCCATGACATTCAAAATGTTGGCTCAGCACCCTAACTGCTATGCCCTCCTCCTTCAAG AACATGTTGGTATAACGAGCAACAAAATACCGGGTGAGAATCTAACATTGGAGGatatgaagaagatgaagtatACTTGGCAAGTTGCTCGTGAGAGCATGCGGCTGTTCCCTCCTATCTTTGGTTCATTCAGGAAAGCAATTGCTGACATTGAATATGAAGGATTCACCATTCCCAAAGGATGGAAG GTACTGTGGACAACATATGGAACTCATTATGATGGTGATTATTTTCAAGACCCACTGAGTTTCAATCCAAGTAGATTTGAGGAGCCCATACCACCATATGTATTTCTTCCCTTCGGAGGAGGCCCAAGAGTGTGTGCAGGGTACCACCTAGCCAAATTGAATATCCTCATCTTTGTTCATTTTATTGTAACCCATTATGATTGGTCCCTGCTATATCCCGACGAGCCAATCACCATGGATCCCCTTCCATTTCCTTCGCGTGGAATGCCCATAAACATTTCTCCTAAGTTGTTATAA
- the LOC115980593 gene encoding probable leucine-rich repeat receptor-like protein kinase At1g35710: MISLLEKPLPNSINNLIRAMFTTVLIIILVLASSSQFAISSPFATSPSNMGPEAEALLKWKASLDNHSQFQLSSWVGNIPCQWVGISCNNFSSISHINLIGSALKGTLHTFSFSCLHSLVSLDLSDNLLFGTIPSHLGNLSEQIYLNLLVNHLSGRIPSKLGQLTSLHILDLHENNITGSIPHQLEKLNLLNELSLYSNNLTGSIPVSIGNFRNLFILDLSWNKLSGSIPEELGKLTSLRSLWLNENILTGSIPACIGNLGNLTLLALCENKLSGSICNEIGMLSSLAFLYLHKNNLSGSIPTSIVNLGNLSDLFLNDNKLSGPIPQEIGKLGSLRHLGLYSNNLFGTIPTSIGNLTNLSMLSLSLNNLWGSIPSSIGNMNNLTILELTMTQISGNIPLEIGKLKLLTALQLFTNELNGSISFEFNNLTNLQYLGLDENMLTGYLPRNVCNGGSLRNFTAYDNYFIGSIPISLRNCTSLVRVRLERNQLRGNLSEDFGIYPNLTYIDLSYNHFYGELSQKWGQCQSLQSLKISNNRISGVIPLELGRSTELHILDLSFNHLVGQIPKELGKLTSLFLLHLGDNQLSGSIPSEIGMLSDLQFLILSANNLTGSFPKQILECENLLNLNLSKNKIKGSVPTEIGNIQFIQMLDLSENFLIGKIPPQLGELRSLETLNLSHNELFGSIPATFGEMSSLTNVDISCNCLEGPLPNNKAFSEAPFEALRNNKA; the protein is encoded by the exons ATGATCTCCTTACTAGAGAAACCGCTTCCCAATTCCATTAATAATCTAATTCGAGCTATGTTCACCACTGTCCTAATTATCATTCTTGTGTTGGCTTCTTCTTCCCAATTTGCTATTTCTTCTCCCTTTGCAACTTCTCCTTCCAATATGGGACCAGAAGCAGAGGCTCTATTGAAATGGAAAGCGAGCCTTGATAACCATAGCCAGTTTCAGTTGTCCTCATGGGTTGGAAACATCCCTTGCCAATGGGTTGGAATTTCTTGCAACAACTTTAGCAGCATCTCTCATATCAACCTCATAGGTTCTGCTTTAAAAGGTACGCTCCACACTTTCAGCTTCTCATGCTTACACAGTCTCGTAAGTCTTGATCTCAGCGACAACTTACTCTTCGGTACCATTCCTTCCCACTTGGGCAACCTTTCTGAGCAAATCTACCTTAATTTATTAGTCAATCATCTCTCTGGAAGAATTCCATCTAAATTAGGCCAACTAACAAGCCTTCACATATTAGATCTCCATGAAAATAACATCACTGGATCCATTCCTCATCAACTCGAAAAACTCAACTTGCTCAATGAGCTATCTTTGTATAGTAACAATCTCACAGGTTCAATCCCTGTGTCAATAGGAAACTTCAGAAACTTGTTCATTCTGGATCTTTCTTGGAACAAACTTTCTGGTTCCATTCCTGAAGAACTCGGAAAGCTAACATCTCTTAGGAGTCTCTGGTTGAATGAAAACATCCTTACAGGCTCGATACCTGCTTGTATTGGAAACTTGGGCAACTTAACCCTTTTAGCTCTTTGTGAAAACAAACTTTCTGGATCCATTTGTAATGAAATTGGGATGCTTAGTTCTCTTGCTTTTCTCTATCTCCATAAAAACAATCTCTCTGGTTCAATTCCAACTTCTATAGTAAATTTAGGCAATCTGAGTGATCTCTTCCTCAACGACAACAAACTTTCTGGACCAATACCTCAAGAAATTGGAAAGTTGGGATCTCTTCGTCATTTGGGTCTATATAGTAACAATCTTTTTGGCACAATCCCTACTTCTATAGGAAACCTGACCAACCTGTCTATGCTATCCCTTTCTCTAAACAATCTTTGGGGGTCTATCCCATCCTCAATCGGGAACATGAACAATCTTACAATCTTGGAACTTACTATGACTCAAATATCAGGCAATATCCCATTAGAAATAGGAAAGCTCAAACTTCTTACCGCTTTACAGTTGTTTACGAATGAGCTTAATGGCTCCATCTCATTCGAATTTAATAATCTTACAAATCTGCAGTATTTGGGATTGGATGAAAACATGTTGACTGGTTATCTTCCACGAAATGTTTGTAATGGTGGATCCCTTCGAAACTTCACAGCATATGATAATTATTTCATAGGTTCCATTCCAATAAGTCTGAGAAATTGCACTAGCTTAGTACGAGTGAGGCTTGAGAGAAACCAGTTAAGAGGAAATTTATCAGAAGACTTTGGCATATACCCAAATTTGACGTATATCGATTTGAGTTATAACCATTTCTATGGAGAACTTTCTCAAAAGTGGGGCCAGTGCCAAAGTCTGCAAAGCTTAAAAATCTCCAATAATAGAATTTCTGGTGTAATACCTCTTGAGCTTGGAAGATCCACTGAGCTACACATACTTGATCTCTCCTTCAATCATCTAGTTGGGCAGATTCCAAAGGAATTAGGAAAGTTGACATCATTGTTTCTCCTTCATTTGGGTGATAATCAACTTTCTGGTAGTATTCCATCGGAAATTGGAATGCTATCCGATCTgcaatttcttattctttcagCCAACAATTTAACAGGATCATTTCCCAAACAAATATTGGAGTGCGAAAATTTATTGAACTTGAActtaagcaaaaataaaattaaggggAGTGTTCCCACTGAGATTGGCAACATACAGTTTATTCAAATGCTTGATTTAAGTGAGAATTTCTTGATTGGAAAAATACCACCACAGCTTGGAGAATTGCGAAGCTTAGAAACATTGAATCTCTCCCATAATGAGCTCTTTGGTTCCATTCCTGCCACTTTTGGTGAAATGTCAAGCTTGACCAATGTTGATATATCATGCAATTGCTTGGAAGGTCCTCTACCCAACAATAAAGCCTTTAGTGAGGCTCCATTTGAAgcattaagaaataataaag CATAA